A window of the Mucilaginibacter sp. cycad4 genome harbors these coding sequences:
- a CDS encoding two-component regulator propeller domain-containing protein → MKCYKFLIVVVFILCRNIYAFGQPLSYIGIEQGLSNNTVTAIHKDKFGLMWFGTIDGLNRYDGYNFKTFRNSYDNPSSLPNDIITAISSDLAGDVWVGTQKGLGIFDNKSLGFSGIYYQNNLNQKTFFDKWVNDIKTDSKGNMYIASADIGFLICKAGTREAVRIPLLDHNNRIFQYSALAIAFGKKNEIWIITDGGGLCRYNVKANAFVRLTTSMPTATCIKPDSTGDLWIGTKVGVYNYHLSSARLQKFELKDSALNKCRITNILLDKKNLLWIATDGEGIIKLNTHTRQYQTVKQDGIAMLSSDAIYTIYEDELSRKWIGTLRGGIDIIDEKKDQFKTISHEPYNHESVCSNFIFSFCEDSDKNIWIGTDGGGLSVWQRKKNIFQNYVFQNGKAGEISNNHIPSIIKDDAQNIWIATFGEGIIRFNVKTRRFEKIPIQGRTGFNSVWKIFKDQNGKIWASCLRGTKHLNEHNRLYCYNPVKNDFSPAAFIVNTDILSIENNDSENLWLGSFNGLMRVNKNEGINLTIDLKTSVRSLHKSSSGKLWIGTYGRGLICYDDSRNAFIYYTEKNGLCNNKVLNIEEDGKGNIWVSTYNGISKLNPSSGKFENFYAVDGLQSNQFYYNASAKLSSGEFLFGGIKGFNIFHPDSIRQFHDFPPLIITGLRIANASVNIDSDFFPGASSFYDIDHIRLPYDKAIISLDYAALEYSLPEKVQYAYFLKGRDQAWNYVGNQRSINYSHLNEGTYILKLRSTNASGIWNTKERLIYITVIPPWYRTWWAYFLYLGCIITAIYTYILYQHKQTALQYEMKFVKELNEKKIDFFTNISHELRAPLVLIVNPIKDLLVNNGANIDLIDISAVYRNSRRLLSLVDQLLLFKRSENEIASLHQTLLNLKEVCYEVFLCFNNQVKAKKIDYQFICTDQDTRIFADREKLEIILFNLISNAVKYTPDRGIVHVELKKNGQFLEILIKDTGYGIPEETGEKIFEKFYRLQRDSKTQSGFGIGLFLAKKYVDLHQGKLSYTSVLDEGTTFAIQLLSVHTTTFGDFPQQNTELDKDRLNLLQELIVDSPEFEESDVKKEQYVDVIMTDVVNKKPAILLIDDDAEVRRYIKHLLQGEFTVYEAGNTEIGFEHVLEYEPDIIVCDVVLKGTSGVEFCSKMKESPSFSHIPIILLTGSSSPEIKLKGIECGADDYITKPFENELLVARIKSMLKGRNILKNYFFNEVTLKNNNLKVPVEYSEFLAKCIRIIESHLQDPEFSLKTFTNEMGMSRSKLFRRIKSISGLSSTEFVRYIRLKKAAELMIQTDLHIKEIVFKIGFQDIRHFREQFNKLFEMNPSDFIRKYRKTFTDRDNLNANISNLKNKD, encoded by the coding sequence ATGAAGTGTTATAAATTCCTAATTGTAGTCGTTTTTATTTTGTGTCGGAACATATATGCCTTTGGCCAGCCATTGTCATATATTGGAATAGAGCAGGGTTTATCAAACAATACAGTTACCGCTATTCACAAAGATAAATTTGGTTTAATGTGGTTTGGAACAATCGACGGTTTAAATCGCTATGACGGGTATAATTTTAAAACTTTCAGAAATAGTTATGATAACCCCTCTTCTTTACCCAATGATATTATCACGGCAATTAGCTCTGATTTAGCCGGAGATGTTTGGGTCGGAACGCAAAAGGGCTTGGGTATATTTGATAATAAAAGCTTGGGATTTTCGGGTATCTATTACCAGAATAATCTCAACCAAAAAACCTTTTTTGACAAATGGGTAAATGATATTAAAACCGACAGCAAAGGCAATATGTATATAGCCTCTGCCGATATTGGATTTCTTATTTGCAAGGCAGGGACTCGGGAAGCTGTACGAATCCCATTACTCGATCATAATAATCGTATATTCCAGTATTCAGCGCTGGCTATCGCCTTTGGTAAGAAAAATGAAATATGGATAATAACTGATGGTGGTGGCTTGTGCAGGTATAACGTCAAAGCCAATGCGTTCGTCAGACTTACAACCAGTATGCCAACAGCAACCTGTATTAAACCCGATAGCACCGGAGATTTATGGATCGGAACCAAGGTTGGCGTTTATAATTACCATTTATCTTCTGCCAGGCTTCAAAAATTTGAGCTAAAGGATTCTGCGTTAAACAAATGTAGAATAACCAATATTTTATTGGATAAAAAAAACCTTTTATGGATAGCTACAGACGGAGAAGGGATTATTAAATTAAATACTCATACCAGACAATATCAAACCGTCAAACAAGATGGTATAGCAATGCTGTCGAGTGACGCTATTTATACTATTTACGAAGATGAATTATCCAGAAAGTGGATCGGAACATTGCGTGGGGGTATTGACATTATCGACGAAAAGAAAGATCAGTTCAAAACGATTTCTCATGAACCTTATAATCACGAAAGTGTGTGCAGTAATTTTATTTTTTCTTTTTGTGAAGATTCAGACAAAAATATTTGGATAGGCACTGATGGTGGTGGACTTAGTGTTTGGCAAAGGAAAAAGAATATATTTCAAAATTATGTTTTTCAAAATGGGAAGGCCGGGGAGATAAGTAATAATCATATTCCCAGCATTATTAAGGATGATGCTCAAAATATATGGATTGCGACTTTTGGCGAGGGCATTATTCGATTTAATGTCAAGACCAGACGTTTTGAAAAGATTCCAATTCAGGGGCGAACAGGGTTTAATTCGGTTTGGAAAATTTTTAAAGATCAAAACGGTAAAATATGGGCATCCTGTTTACGTGGCACCAAGCACCTAAATGAACATAATCGTCTTTATTGCTATAATCCTGTTAAAAATGATTTTTCTCCAGCCGCTTTTATTGTGAACACAGATATTTTGTCCATAGAAAACAATGATTCCGAGAATTTATGGTTGGGAAGCTTTAACGGTTTAATGCGTGTTAACAAAAACGAAGGGATCAATCTGACTATCGATTTGAAAACGAGTGTAAGATCTCTGCATAAAAGCAGTTCAGGAAAACTTTGGATTGGTACATATGGCAGGGGCTTGATATGTTACGATGACAGTCGTAATGCATTTATATATTATACCGAAAAAAACGGACTATGTAATAATAAAGTACTAAACATTGAAGAAGACGGAAAGGGTAACATATGGGTAAGCACTTATAATGGGATTTCGAAATTAAACCCGTCAAGCGGTAAATTCGAAAATTTTTATGCTGTGGATGGACTTCAGTCCAATCAGTTTTATTATAATGCCTCAGCCAAACTCAGTTCAGGCGAATTTTTGTTTGGCGGAATTAAGGGTTTCAATATTTTCCATCCCGATAGCATCCGACAGTTTCACGATTTTCCACCGTTAATTATAACAGGGCTTAGGATTGCCAATGCATCAGTGAATATAGACAGTGATTTTTTTCCTGGTGCTTCAAGTTTTTATGATATTGACCATATCAGGCTACCTTACGATAAAGCCATAATTTCTCTCGATTATGCAGCTCTTGAATACTCTTTGCCAGAAAAAGTCCAATATGCCTATTTTTTGAAAGGCCGGGATCAGGCATGGAATTATGTTGGTAATCAGCGCAGCATTAATTATTCTCATTTAAATGAGGGAACATATATTTTAAAACTGAGATCAACTAATGCTTCAGGTATATGGAACACAAAGGAACGGTTGATCTACATTACTGTGATTCCGCCGTGGTACCGTACATGGTGGGCATATTTCTTATATCTCGGTTGTATTATTACCGCTATTTACACATACATTCTTTATCAACATAAACAGACGGCCCTGCAATATGAGATGAAATTTGTGAAAGAGCTAAATGAGAAGAAGATAGATTTTTTCACCAATATTTCTCATGAGCTCAGGGCACCATTAGTCCTTATTGTAAATCCGATAAAAGACTTGTTGGTTAATAACGGGGCTAACATTGATCTGATTGATATTAGTGCTGTTTATCGTAACTCCCGCCGTTTGCTAAGCCTGGTGGACCAACTTTTATTATTCAAACGTTCTGAAAATGAGATCGCAAGCCTACATCAAACACTATTAAATCTTAAAGAAGTTTGTTATGAAGTCTTCCTGTGTTTTAATAATCAGGTAAAAGCCAAAAAAATTGACTACCAATTTATTTGCACTGATCAGGACACACGAATTTTTGCCGACAGGGAGAAGCTTGAAATCATTTTATTTAATCTCATTTCCAATGCGGTAAAGTATACGCCAGACAGGGGTATTGTACACGTTGAATTGAAGAAAAACGGGCAATTCTTAGAAATTCTAATAAAGGACACAGGATATGGTATTCCCGAAGAAACCGGTGAAAAAATATTTGAAAAATTTTATCGGCTACAACGAGATTCAAAAACCCAAAGCGGTTTTGGGATAGGTCTTTTTCTGGCCAAAAAATATGTAGATCTACATCAGGGTAAATTATCGTATACAAGCGTTTTAGACGAAGGTACCACATTTGCTATACAGCTTCTATCGGTACATACGACGACATTTGGGGATTTTCCGCAGCAAAATACTGAACTGGATAAAGATCGCCTAAATCTATTGCAGGAACTTATTGTGGATTCTCCTGAATTCGAGGAGAGTGATGTAAAAAAAGAGCAATACGTCGATGTTATTATGACAGATGTTGTAAATAAAAAGCCTGCTATCCTATTAATAGATGATGACGCTGAGGTGAGAAGGTATATCAAGCATTTATTACAAGGGGAATTTACTGTTTATGAAGCTGGTAATACAGAGATCGGCTTTGAGCACGTGCTTGAATATGAGCCGGATATTATTGTGTGTGATGTCGTTTTAAAGGGTACAAGTGGCGTGGAATTTTGCTCAAAGATGAAAGAGTCACCATCATTTAGCCATATTCCGATTATTCTTTTAACAGGCAGTTCCTCTCCTGAAATTAAACTGAAAGGAATCGAATGCGGAGCAGACGACTATATTACAAAGCCTTTTGAAAATGAATTATTAGTTGCGAGAATAAAGAGTATGCTTAAAGGACGAAATATTCTTAAAAATTATTTCTTCAACGAGGTAACCCTAAAAAATAACAATCTAAAGGTCCCTGTGGAATACAGTGAATTTTTGGCTAAATGTATCCGAATTATTGAAAGCCATCTCCAAGACCCTGAATTTTCTTTAAAAACCTTTACAAATGAAATGGGTATGAGCCGGTCTAAACTGTTTAGACGAATAAAATCGATTTCAGGATTATCCAGCACAGAATTTGTCAGATATATCAGATTAAAAAAGGCGGCGGAATTAATGATCCAAACTGATTTACATA
- a CDS encoding RagB/SusD family nutrient uptake outer membrane protein, whose translation MKKNIIYIGIIASFITLGLGLVGCKKALDLNPLDAISDASFYKDASQFKLAANNFYGYLRSFNVSNGDGHSGSDLTADRGAFARGTNTAASTDGNYSEAYSWIRTINYFLDKAAAYSKPAEIKTYVAEAHFFRGYVYFDKLFQNYGGVILVKQTLTPQSAELYLPRNTRQETLDFIIQELEAAITDLPLESAIAAGDKGRVSKQAAQAFLARVCLYEGTWQKFRGGDATKYNGLLDKSIANSDAVITSGQYSLFKPAALGDSALKYLFILENQKSNPANITKAGNQEYILSVRFESANLLKTIPGQISFGALGADVSKKIADMYLCTDGLPITKTTVPFTRAKLNDEFKNRDNRMRYFMVVPGYRYWQNAANWHINWDWSPADIANARPAADTWANSVSGYENQQWSAERQVPNGQEGYDYPTIRLAEVYLNYAEAVYERNGSISDADLDKSLNQVRNRVNSAMPKLSNAFAAAHGLDMREEIRRERAVEFQGEPFRMDDLKRWYIAHIELNQPVLGVQWTGTEYETKYTSAHPTLLNGFVLVDPVTERKFSEKNYLLPLPTSELQLNSKLVQNPGW comes from the coding sequence ATGAAAAAGAATATTATCTATATAGGGATCATTGCAAGCTTTATCACTTTAGGATTGGGCCTTGTCGGATGTAAAAAGGCACTTGACCTCAATCCTTTGGACGCTATTTCAGATGCCAGTTTTTATAAGGATGCATCTCAATTTAAATTGGCGGCTAACAATTTTTACGGGTATTTGCGTTCTTTTAACGTTTCCAATGGAGATGGTCATAGCGGTTCGGACTTAACAGCGGATCGTGGTGCATTTGCCAGAGGCACCAACACAGCGGCCTCTACAGATGGAAATTATTCGGAAGCCTATAGCTGGATCAGGACAATTAATTATTTCCTGGATAAAGCCGCTGCTTATTCCAAACCCGCAGAAATTAAAACGTACGTAGCCGAAGCCCATTTTTTCAGAGGATATGTTTATTTCGATAAATTATTTCAAAACTATGGCGGTGTTATTCTTGTAAAACAAACCCTTACACCACAATCGGCGGAATTGTATTTACCCAGAAATACGCGCCAGGAAACGCTTGATTTTATCATACAGGAATTAGAGGCCGCTATTACCGATCTGCCTTTGGAAAGTGCGATTGCTGCGGGCGATAAAGGTCGCGTCAGTAAACAAGCCGCACAAGCCTTTCTGGCGAGGGTTTGCTTGTATGAGGGCACTTGGCAAAAATTCAGAGGAGGAGATGCTACGAAGTACAATGGGTTGCTCGACAAATCAATTGCAAACAGCGATGCAGTAATTACGAGCGGCCAGTACTCGCTCTTCAAGCCCGCTGCTTTGGGTGATTCCGCTTTAAAATATCTTTTCATACTGGAGAATCAAAAATCAAACCCGGCCAATATTACAAAGGCAGGGAATCAAGAGTATATTCTTTCAGTGAGGTTTGAATCTGCCAATTTACTTAAAACTATCCCAGGTCAAATTTCATTTGGTGCTCTTGGGGCCGATGTAAGCAAAAAAATAGCGGACATGTACTTGTGTACTGATGGGTTGCCAATCACCAAAACGACTGTTCCTTTCACCAGGGCAAAACTCAATGATGAATTTAAAAACAGAGATAACCGGATGCGTTATTTTATGGTGGTGCCAGGTTATCGTTATTGGCAAAATGCTGCTAATTGGCACATCAATTGGGACTGGAGCCCTGCGGATATTGCCAATGCCCGGCCAGCTGCCGATACATGGGCCAACAGTGTTTCGGGTTATGAGAACCAGCAATGGTCTGCGGAGCGTCAGGTGCCCAACGGTCAGGAAGGATATGATTATCCAACCATTCGTCTGGCAGAAGTCTATTTAAATTATGCGGAAGCAGTTTACGAGCGCAACGGCTCTATCAGCGATGCCGACCTTGATAAATCCCTGAATCAAGTGAGAAACAGGGTCAACTCGGCTATGCCGAAATTAAGCAATGCCTTTGCCGCAGCGCACGGACTGGACATGCGCGAAGAGATCAGAAGGGAAAGGGCCGTGGAATTTCAGGGAGAACCTTTCAGAATGGATGATCTTAAACGATGGTATATTGCGCATATAGAATTAAATCAGCCAGTACTGGGAGTCCAATGGACAGGTACCGAGTATGAGACTAAATATACATCAGCGCACCCTACATTATTAAATGGGTTCGTCTTGGTCGATCCGGTGACCGAACGTAAATTTTCTGAGAAAAATTATTTGTTGCCATTGCCAACCAGCGAATTACAGTTAAATTCCAAACTGGTTCAAAATCCTGGATGGTAA